From Haloarcula hispanica ATCC 33960, the proteins below share one genomic window:
- the ahbB gene encoding siroheme decarboxylase subunit beta yields MSLQSGEWREQIDEVDAALIDEFQSDFPIQERPFEAVGEALGVSAGTALDRVKTLRDDGIFRRFGPVLNPPVIGSSTLAAVSAPEDRFDEVAEIINEYRQVNHNYARDHEWNMWFVVTAGSRKRRDEILAEIEEQTGCSVLVLPMLTDYYIDLEFPVVNGDRFARESLETTDASATRISEDAAVDLSELDRRLLLEIQSGFPLVATPYRDVADAVDADVSEVLSAIKQLQRTGCIKRIGCVVNHIVTGFDNNCMVVWNVPDDALDERGQAVGELPYVTLCYHRPRRPEQDWQYNLFTMIHGREASVVDQKINELATEHLPYEHDRLYSTATLKQTGARYDDIVGQ; encoded by the coding sequence ATGAGTCTCCAGTCGGGCGAGTGGCGCGAGCAGATCGATGAGGTAGACGCTGCGCTCATCGACGAGTTCCAGAGTGACTTCCCGATTCAGGAACGTCCCTTCGAGGCTGTCGGTGAAGCGCTGGGGGTCTCAGCAGGGACAGCACTTGACCGGGTCAAAACGCTCCGTGACGACGGCATCTTCCGCCGCTTCGGCCCGGTTCTGAACCCGCCGGTCATCGGCTCTTCGACGCTTGCTGCTGTCAGTGCCCCGGAGGATCGGTTCGACGAGGTCGCCGAAATAATCAACGAGTACCGGCAGGTGAACCACAACTACGCTCGCGACCACGAGTGGAACATGTGGTTCGTCGTCACTGCAGGGTCCCGAAAGCGACGCGACGAGATTCTGGCCGAGATCGAGGAGCAAACCGGCTGCTCGGTGCTCGTCCTGCCGATGCTGACAGACTACTACATCGATCTGGAGTTCCCGGTCGTCAATGGGGACCGGTTCGCCCGGGAGAGTCTGGAGACAACTGACGCCAGTGCAACGCGAATAAGCGAGGACGCCGCCGTCGACCTCTCGGAACTGGACCGGCGATTATTGCTCGAAATCCAGAGTGGGTTCCCGCTCGTCGCGACGCCCTACCGGGACGTGGCGGACGCTGTCGATGCCGACGTGTCCGAAGTACTCTCGGCTATCAAGCAACTCCAGCGGACCGGCTGTATCAAGCGCATCGGCTGTGTCGTGAACCACATCGTCACCGGGTTCGACAACAACTGTATGGTCGTCTGGAACGTGCCGGACGACGCCCTCGACGAGCGGGGACAGGCAGTCGGGGAACTCCCCTACGTCACGCTCTGTTATCACCGGCCACGCCGCCCGGAGCAGGACTGGCAGTACAACCTCTTTACCATGATTCACGGGCGCGAAGCGAGCGTGGTCGACCAGAAGATAAACGAACTCGCCACCGAACACCTCCCCTACGAACACGACCGGCTCTACTCGACGGCGACGCTCAAACAGACCGGAGCGCGGTACGACGATATCGTCGGCCAGTAG
- a CDS encoding DUF255 domain-containing protein, translated as MDEYARDTKVEWREWGTAPFEDAAESGKPVLLALTVPWSAECRAMDRGTYGEPRIAANINDGFVPVRVDADRNPRVRERYTMGGFPSTVFLTPDGEVITGATFLGPDGFRGILDSVRESWDAQGAAAGSVPRQLQDESPPAGELRPRIEEHMVEQLLGAFDDEFGGWGTDVKFPLPRTVEFALVRARDQATRTLEAIRTHLLDTYDGGFFRYSTERNWGNPRREKLLDENAALVRAFAHGYRYTGTEAYRDAAQRTVDYLTTTLWADDAFAASQAGSDEYYRLEPTEREGTVSPNVDETVFADRNGLAIDALLWVAAYTDDERAQQYASRARDAVCESLVDGGEVAHYDGADSDTGLLLDQAQLLQGLTTSWQVLGEPGPARAVADWTIENRQQDGGAFRDGPASGAGLCNRSLHPLDATVELADALVDLAALTGEDRYRNAALSAVESFAGAAERMGVEVAGYAGVAARLQQPQTLTVGAEAGTDLHRAALRLADHETTVVPEPDGDGTARLLDGDAIVAEGTTPTDLEASITGER; from the coding sequence ATGGACGAATACGCACGCGACACGAAGGTCGAGTGGCGCGAGTGGGGCACAGCCCCGTTCGAGGACGCCGCCGAGTCGGGGAAGCCGGTACTGCTGGCGCTGACGGTTCCGTGGAGCGCCGAGTGCCGGGCGATGGACCGAGGCACGTATGGCGAGCCCCGCATCGCGGCCAACATCAACGACGGGTTCGTCCCGGTCCGCGTTGACGCCGACCGCAATCCGCGCGTCCGCGAGCGGTACACGATGGGTGGGTTCCCGTCGACGGTGTTTCTGACTCCTGACGGCGAGGTTATCACCGGCGCGACGTTCCTCGGGCCGGACGGGTTCCGCGGCATTCTGGACTCCGTGCGAGAATCGTGGGACGCACAGGGCGCGGCGGCGGGCTCGGTTCCCCGACAGCTTCAGGACGAATCGCCGCCTGCCGGCGAGCTCCGGCCGCGCATCGAGGAGCACATGGTCGAGCAACTGCTTGGCGCGTTCGACGACGAGTTCGGCGGCTGGGGAACCGACGTGAAGTTCCCGCTGCCGCGGACCGTCGAGTTCGCTCTCGTCCGGGCGCGAGACCAGGCCACCCGAACACTCGAAGCGATTCGCACGCACCTGCTCGATACCTACGACGGCGGCTTCTTCCGATACTCGACGGAGCGCAACTGGGGGAACCCACGGCGCGAGAAACTGCTGGACGAGAACGCCGCCCTAGTCCGGGCGTTCGCTCACGGCTACCGGTACACCGGGACTGAGGCGTACCGGGACGCCGCCCAGCGGACCGTCGACTACCTCACGACGACGCTGTGGGCCGACGACGCGTTCGCCGCGAGCCAAGCCGGGTCGGACGAGTACTACCGACTGGAACCGACTGAACGCGAGGGAACGGTGTCGCCAAACGTCGACGAGACGGTGTTCGCCGACCGCAACGGGCTCGCCATCGATGCCCTGCTGTGGGTCGCTGCCTACACTGACGACGAGCGCGCCCAGCAGTACGCCAGTCGCGCCCGGGACGCTGTCTGTGAGTCGCTGGTCGACGGCGGCGAAGTCGCCCACTACGACGGCGCGGACAGCGATACCGGCCTGTTGCTGGACCAGGCGCAGCTCCTACAAGGCCTGACGACGAGCTGGCAGGTCCTCGGTGAGCCGGGGCCGGCCAGAGCTGTCGCCGACTGGACCATCGAGAACCGTCAACAGGACGGCGGCGCGTTCCGCGACGGTCCCGCCAGCGGGGCGGGGCTCTGTAACCGCTCGCTCCATCCGCTCGACGCGACAGTGGAACTGGCTGACGCCCTTGTCGACCTCGCGGCACTCACCGGCGAGGACCGATACCGCAACGCGGCGCTTTCAGCCGTCGAGTCCTTCGCCGGCGCAGCAGAACGGATGGGCGTCGAGGTGGCCGGCTACGCCGGCGTCGCGGCCCGCCTCCAGCAACCCCAGACGCTCACCGTCGGGGCCGAAGCGGGAACGGACCTCCACCGCGCGGCACTTCGGCTGGCCGACCACGAGACCACCGTCGTCCCGGAGCCGGACGGCGACGGCACGGCGCGACTCCTCGACGGGGACGCTATCGTCGCCGAGGGGACGACGCCGACCGACCTCGAAGCCTCGATAACTGGCGAACGCTGA
- a CDS encoding response regulator, with protein MTMGRQATILVVDDEPAVADVYAEQLRDRYTVETVYSGEAALSKLDSAVDVVLLDRRMPDLSGDEVLSAIREKRYDTRVAMVTAVDPDFDIIEMPFDDYVLKPVSKEDLFGTIEQLLLYADYEERLRECYSLTAKYAALESSKPQAVLDESEEFSELKAELAEVRAELDDITDSFDATDFELLFRDFETGESMPDNTQL; from the coding sequence ATGACAATGGGTCGGCAAGCGACAATCCTCGTCGTTGACGACGAACCAGCCGTGGCCGACGTGTACGCGGAACAGTTGCGGGACCGGTACACAGTCGAGACGGTATACAGCGGTGAGGCCGCCCTTTCGAAGCTTGATTCCGCAGTCGACGTTGTCTTGTTAGATCGGCGGATGCCGGACCTTTCCGGCGACGAGGTGCTGTCGGCGATCCGTGAGAAACGCTACGATACGCGCGTAGCCATGGTGACCGCGGTAGACCCCGACTTCGACATCATCGAGATGCCTTTCGATGACTACGTCCTCAAACCGGTGTCGAAGGAGGACCTCTTCGGGACAATCGAACAGTTGCTCCTGTACGCCGATTACGAGGAACGCCTGCGTGAGTGCTACTCGCTCACGGCGAAATACGCGGCACTGGAATCGTCGAAACCACAGGCCGTCCTCGATGAGAGCGAGGAGTTCTCCGAACTGAAGGCCGAACTCGCGGAGGTCCGGGCGGAGCTTGACGATATCACCGATTCCTTCGACGCCACTGACTTCGAGTTGCTGTTCCGGGACTTCGAGACGGGCGAATCGATGCCGGACAACACACAGCTCTGA
- a CDS encoding alpha/beta fold hydrolase: MGQHASARDSTAWTVPASETPGVHELVDTNGIRLHTVTAGPPDGDLVVLLHGFPEFWYAWKHQIPALADAGYRVVAPDLRGYNHSDKPNGVAAYHIDELVADVAGLVSAFDREQAHIVGHDWGGVIAWQTAIDRPDIVDQLAVLNAPHPSAYERELRRSFDQVLRSWYVLFFQLPVLPEASLRWKDCTVLERILADGPTRPDAFTDTDVTRYKRALGQPGARTAAVNYYRALGRRNAKLTLTAGGIGDQPVTASTLLIWGVQDDALSLALTEDLDEWVPDCRVKRLPAASHWVQFDAPEQVSKLLLSHLP; the protein is encoded by the coding sequence ATGGGACAACACGCCAGCGCTCGCGACAGCACTGCGTGGACAGTACCCGCATCAGAAACACCCGGCGTCCACGAGCTGGTCGACACCAACGGTATCAGGCTCCACACCGTGACCGCTGGGCCGCCGGACGGCGACCTCGTCGTCTTGTTGCACGGCTTTCCGGAGTTCTGGTACGCATGGAAACACCAGATCCCGGCGCTCGCCGACGCCGGCTACCGCGTGGTCGCGCCGGACCTCCGGGGGTACAATCACTCCGACAAGCCCAACGGCGTCGCCGCGTATCACATCGACGAGCTGGTCGCCGACGTCGCGGGTCTCGTTTCGGCGTTCGACCGCGAACAGGCCCACATTGTTGGGCACGACTGGGGCGGCGTCATCGCCTGGCAGACCGCCATCGACCGTCCCGATATCGTCGACCAGCTAGCGGTCCTGAATGCACCCCACCCGTCGGCGTACGAGCGAGAGCTCCGCCGCTCGTTCGACCAGGTTCTGCGGTCCTGGTACGTGCTGTTCTTTCAGCTTCCCGTCCTTCCCGAGGCCAGCCTCCGCTGGAAGGATTGCACCGTGCTGGAGCGCATCCTCGCTGACGGGCCGACCCGCCCCGACGCCTTCACCGATACCGACGTGACGCGGTACAAGCGGGCGCTCGGGCAGCCGGGCGCGCGCACGGCCGCAGTCAACTACTACCGGGCACTCGGCCGACGGAACGCAAAGCTGACGCTCACAGCAGGCGGCATCGGCGACCAGCCGGTGACAGCGTCGACGCTCCTTATCTGGGGTGTTCAGGACGACGCGCTCTCGCTCGCCCTGACTGAGGACCTCGACGAGTGGGTCCCGGACTGTCGAGTCAAGCGGCTCCCGGCGGCGAGCCACTGGGTTCAGTTCGACGCCCCCGAGCAGGTGTCGAAGCTGCTACTGTCACACCTGCCGTAG
- a CDS encoding IS630-like element ISHhi1 family transposase (programmed frameshift), protein MAALDDATLDDLREALAEVEDKKPTQRLMAVINYLEEDSATMAEVAERYGYTGPWLSRWVGRLDRLADEPVEQVVYDDPREGRTAELSGEQYDQFVEALHESPEEVGLDAPAWSVPLARHYLAEEFDVEYCERHVRRLMSEAGLSWKTARPEYYKSDERAQEAWQEGFKKRDNLDDEYTVLTIDQTRQVLSTLIYAWFPEGERPSLPVTGAWDSIKLLGAISDSGETFFLPCEENFNSDTTNRLLDALQTEFGEKICVILDNASYFTANAVQEFVEDTPIELCYLPRGSPELNPAEECWRQLDQELGNRLFDTLDDLRDAALTALDRIEVPDVFTYLCP, encoded by the exons ATGGCCGCGCTTGACGACGCCACTCTCGACGACCTCCGCGAGGCTCTCGCGGAGGTCGAGGACAAGAAGCCGACACAGCGGCTAATGGCGGTGATTAACTACCTCGAAGAAGACAGCGCAACGATGGCAGAAGTAGCTGAGCGGTACGGATACACCGGTCCATGGCTGTCTCGATGGGTTGGGCGGCTCGACCGGCTCGCTGATGAGCCGGTCGAGCAAGTCGTCTATGACGATCCACGTGAAGGCAGAACAGCAGAACTCTCTGGTGAACAATACGACCAGTTCGTTGAGGCTCTCCACGAATCACCCGAAGAAGTTGGACTAGACGCGCCCGCGTGGTCTGTTCCACTAGCCCGTCACTATCTAGCCGAAGAATTCGACGTTGAGTATTGTGAACGCCACGTCCGTCGATTGATGTCTGAGGCCGGGCTGTCCTGGAAGACAGCCCGGCCGGAGTACTACAAATCCGACGAGAGAGCTCAAGAAGCCTGGCAAGAAGGCTTC AAAAAGCGCGACAACCTGGACGACGAATACACGGTCCTGACCATCGATCAGACGCGTCAAGTGCTCTCGACGCTGATCTATGCGTGGTTTCCCGAAGGAGAGCGCCCGTCACTCCCGGTGACGGGCGCGTGGGACAGCATCAAACTACTCGGTGCAATCAGCGATTCCGGCGAGACGTTCTTTCTACCCTGTGAGGAGAACTTCAACAGCGACACGACGAATCGCTTGCTAGACGCTCTCCAAACCGAATTCGGCGAGAAAATCTGCGTCATCTTGGACAACGCCTCGTATTTCACGGCCAACGCAGTACAGGAATTCGTCGAAGACACGCCGATCGAACTGTGTTATCTTCCGCGGGGTTCACCAGAGCTGAACCCCGCGGAAGAGTGCTGGCGACAACTCGATCAAGAGCTTGGCAACCGTCTGTTCGACACACTTGACGATCTGCGTGATGCTGCGCTCACTGCACTCGATCGAATTGAAGTTCCAGATGTCTTCACGTATTTATGTCCGTGA
- a CDS encoding anthranilate phosphoribosyltransferase: MAQATREYGEWPLKRLMTEVVGSGHKSADDMSRTQAREAFRRILGDEPDHTTLGAFWLANRWKRNTPEELAAYVDVMSEESVETAAPDADPVDCGANYDGKGRSAILGVAAGVVAAAAGTPVVVHSGDRVPTQKQDAYKHVLDELGVRTEIEPSESADMVDEVGFGFYYQPAFNPGIDALFERRDNMGVRTFVNTVETLANPANASVHLGSFYHLAFAKKMVRTLARSETSSVERALFFQGMEGYDDVRPGETVVAEWPVTGEESDDEDIADFEIRTGEYGMDIESEDLQVDDIAEESAAITEAVLAGEREDGFADAVALNAALRIYAREDANSIQDGLEQAREAIADGSAAEILDDLRAF, translated from the coding sequence ATGGCGCAAGCGACCCGGGAGTACGGCGAATGGCCGCTCAAACGACTCATGACGGAAGTCGTCGGCTCCGGTCACAAATCGGCCGACGATATGTCCCGCACGCAGGCCCGGGAGGCGTTCCGACGCATCCTCGGCGACGAACCCGACCACACGACGCTCGGCGCGTTCTGGCTCGCCAACCGCTGGAAGCGCAACACCCCAGAGGAACTGGCTGCCTATGTCGACGTGATGTCCGAGGAATCGGTCGAGACAGCCGCTCCGGACGCTGACCCGGTCGACTGCGGGGCCAACTACGACGGCAAAGGTCGGTCCGCGATTCTTGGCGTCGCCGCGGGCGTCGTCGCCGCCGCCGCGGGCACGCCCGTTGTCGTTCACTCCGGCGACCGCGTCCCCACGCAGAAACAGGACGCCTACAAACACGTTCTGGACGAACTGGGCGTCCGAACGGAGATTGAACCGAGCGAAAGCGCCGATATGGTCGACGAGGTCGGCTTCGGCTTCTACTACCAGCCGGCGTTCAATCCCGGCATCGACGCCCTGTTCGAGCGCCGCGACAACATGGGTGTCCGGACCTTCGTCAACACCGTCGAGACGCTCGCGAACCCGGCCAACGCCAGCGTACATCTCGGCAGCTTCTACCATCTGGCCTTCGCGAAGAAGATGGTCCGAACGCTCGCACGATCTGAAACCAGCAGCGTCGAGCGTGCCCTGTTCTTCCAGGGAATGGAAGGCTACGACGACGTTCGCCCCGGCGAGACGGTCGTGGCCGAATGGCCCGTCACCGGCGAGGAGTCCGACGACGAGGACATCGCGGACTTCGAAATCCGTACCGGCGAGTACGGAATGGACATCGAAAGCGAGGACCTGCAGGTCGACGACATAGCCGAAGAGTCGGCGGCGATAACCGAGGCCGTGCTGGCCGGCGAGCGCGAGGACGGCTTCGCCGACGCTGTCGCGCTCAACGCCGCCCTCCGCATTTACGCCCGCGAGGACGCCAACAGTATTCAGGACGGCCTCGAACAGGCCCGTGAAGCGATTGCCGACGGCAGCGCAGCGGAGATACTCGACGACCTCCGGGCCTTCTAA
- the mptA gene encoding GTP cyclohydrolase MptA — MSQQLPDVQASSPDVTVGLNRVGVTGVEKLVKLGRRDRDPIVLMAEFEVFVDLPSWRKGADMSRNMEVIDETLETAVSEEAYRVEDVCGDAAELLLEKHDYTTKAEVRMEAEYVTHESTPASGMPTQSTADIIASATATEDGTSEEIGARVTGMTVCPCSQGMSASRARETLQQLDVDDDVIEDFLETIPQAGHSQRGHATLTVQSDGAPEVDLNELIEVARDSMSARIYNLAKRPDEDHMTYEAHKDAKFVEDCVRALAEGVVETFPDLPDDAVVTMKQSNDESIHQHNAHAERVAQLGDLRQEVSEDSED; from the coding sequence ATGAGTCAGCAACTCCCGGACGTGCAGGCGTCGAGTCCGGACGTAACGGTCGGTCTCAATCGCGTCGGTGTGACGGGCGTCGAGAAACTCGTCAAACTGGGGCGTCGTGACCGCGACCCCATCGTACTCATGGCGGAGTTCGAAGTGTTCGTGGATCTGCCGTCTTGGCGCAAGGGGGCCGATATGTCCCGCAATATGGAGGTCATCGACGAGACGCTGGAAACCGCCGTGTCCGAGGAAGCCTATCGGGTCGAGGATGTCTGTGGCGACGCCGCCGAACTTCTGCTGGAGAAACACGACTACACGACGAAGGCGGAGGTCCGGATGGAAGCGGAGTACGTCACCCACGAGTCCACGCCGGCCTCCGGGATGCCGACGCAGTCGACCGCCGATATCATCGCCTCGGCGACGGCGACCGAAGACGGGACGAGCGAGGAGATCGGCGCTCGCGTCACCGGGATGACTGTCTGTCCGTGCTCCCAGGGGATGTCAGCCTCCCGTGCCCGCGAGACGCTCCAGCAACTCGACGTCGACGACGACGTCATCGAGGATTTCCTCGAAACAATTCCCCAGGCCGGCCACTCACAGCGCGGCCACGCCACGCTCACAGTCCAGAGCGACGGCGCGCCCGAAGTCGACCTGAACGAACTCATCGAAGTCGCCCGCGACTCGATGAGCGCCCGCATCTACAACCTCGCAAAGCGGCCCGACGAGGACCACATGACCTACGAGGCCCACAAGGACGCCAAGTTCGTCGAGGACTGCGTTCGCGCGCTTGCCGAGGGCGTCGTCGAGACGTTCCCGGACCTGCCGGACGACGCCGTCGTGACGATGAAACAGTCCAACGACGAGTCCATTCACCAGCACAACGCCCACGCCGAGCGTGTGGCGCAGTTGGGCGATCTGCGGCAGGAAGTTAGCGAGGACAGCGAGGACTGA
- a CDS encoding TrmB family transcriptional regulator — protein sequence MSSLRDLGLSEYEARAYRSLLETGPTTAKELSRASDVPMGRIYDVLNSLETYNLVRSQTASRPKKYVAVEPDTALDRLLEDKKRELQEKVGQYEEIVDDLSSQLESADPVEEPFWTAAVGPNDSLDLLLERLAAADDEIIMVGSAPARQVDILSGTERIVDELEAALERGVEVSLLVRPDLFESLPEEANREYYERLFHYDNYSARASPNIRTTFELLDGVEVCIEVPHPLGREETFGVIDMKDSDFTADISQAFEEHWAEAKPVGPP from the coding sequence ATGTCCAGTCTCAGAGATCTCGGCCTCTCCGAGTACGAAGCTAGAGCATACCGGTCGCTACTGGAAACGGGACCGACAACGGCCAAGGAACTGTCGCGGGCCAGCGACGTCCCGATGGGCCGCATCTACGACGTGCTCAACAGCCTCGAAACGTACAATCTCGTCCGCAGCCAGACCGCCAGCCGACCCAAGAAATACGTCGCCGTCGAGCCGGACACCGCCCTCGACCGCCTGCTCGAAGACAAGAAGCGCGAACTCCAAGAGAAGGTCGGCCAGTACGAGGAAATCGTCGACGACCTCTCGTCACAACTGGAGTCGGCAGACCCCGTCGAGGAGCCATTCTGGACGGCCGCCGTTGGCCCCAACGACTCGCTTGACCTGTTGCTCGAACGGCTGGCTGCCGCCGACGACGAGATCATCATGGTCGGCTCGGCACCCGCTCGACAGGTCGATATCCTCTCCGGCACCGAGCGGATCGTCGATGAACTCGAGGCGGCGCTGGAACGAGGCGTCGAGGTGTCCCTGCTCGTCCGACCGGATCTGTTCGAGAGCCTTCCCGAGGAGGCCAACCGCGAGTACTACGAGCGCCTCTTCCACTACGACAACTACAGCGCCCGCGCTAGCCCGAACATCAGGACCACGTTCGAGCTACTCGACGGCGTCGAGGTCTGTATCGAGGTCCCACACCCCCTCGGCCGCGAGGAAACCTTCGGTGTCATCGACATGAAGGACTCCGATTTCACTGCCGATATCAGCCAGGCCTTTGAAGAACACTGGGCCGAAGCGAAGCCGGTCGGCCCGCCGTAG